The proteins below are encoded in one region of Acidimicrobiales bacterium:
- a CDS encoding sulfite exporter TauE/SafE family protein: MRRLLTFSLAGLVAQLVDGSLGMGYGVTSTSFLVTSGTAAALASASVHLAEVGTSLVSGVAHHRFGNVDWRALRWMAVPGAFGAFLGATVLSSLSADTAKPWVAVVLAVLGVYVLVRSRSGRSVGEVVANRPHGKRFFAALGAGAGFLDAAGGGGWGPVGTSTLLAAGRMEARRVIGTVSASEFLVSLGASVGFLIALPWKQIDPVLVGALLLGGSVAAPFAAWLTQRLDQRTLGTAIGGFIVATNARTLAGVLGVRPSILAAASVLLAAGWAVLALRLAVAARRAPLPVHDAVG; this comes from the coding sequence GTGCGCCGCCTTCTCACCTTCAGTCTTGCCGGGTTGGTGGCCCAGCTCGTCGACGGCTCGCTGGGGATGGGCTACGGCGTCACGTCGACCTCGTTCCTGGTCACCTCGGGCACGGCGGCGGCCCTGGCCTCGGCCAGCGTCCACCTGGCCGAGGTGGGAACGTCTCTGGTGTCGGGCGTTGCGCACCATCGCTTCGGCAACGTCGACTGGCGGGCCCTGCGGTGGATGGCCGTCCCCGGCGCCTTCGGCGCCTTCCTGGGCGCCACCGTCTTGAGCTCGCTGTCGGCCGACACGGCCAAGCCGTGGGTCGCCGTCGTCCTCGCCGTCCTGGGCGTCTACGTCCTGGTGCGCTCCCGCTCGGGGCGCAGCGTCGGCGAAGTGGTCGCCAACCGTCCGCACGGGAAGCGCTTCTTCGCCGCCCTCGGCGCCGGCGCCGGGTTCCTCGATGCCGCGGGCGGTGGGGGCTGGGGGCCGGTGGGCACGTCGACCCTGCTGGCCGCCGGGCGGATGGAGGCCCGCCGGGTGATCGGCACGGTGTCGGCCAGCGAGTTCCTGGTGTCCCTCGGCGCCAGCGTCGGCTTCCTGATCGCGCTGCCGTGGAAGCAGATCGACCCCGTCCTCGTGGGTGCCCTGCTGCTCGGCGGTTCCGTGGCGGCCCCGTTCGCCGCCTGGCTCACCCAGCGCCTCGACCAGCGCACGTTGGGCACCGCCATCGGCGGCTTCATCGTGGCCACCAACGCCCGCACCTTGGCTGGCGTCCTCGGCGTCCGGCCCTCGATCCTGGCCGCGGCGTCGGTGCTGCTCGCTGCCGGTTGGGCTGTGCTGGCGCTGCGCCTCGCCGTGGCGGCACGCCGGGCCCCACTGCCCGTGCACGACGCCGTGGGCTGA